A section of the Acidobacteriota bacterium genome encodes:
- a CDS encoding ABC transporter permease translates to METLWQDVKYGLRSLKNKPAFTLLAVFTLALGIGANTAIFSVVNSVLLSPLLYKDSNRLITFRSNQSPLDVADLKSRNQSFEEIGGITYQPLDYTGGAEPQQIMTGQVTAGYFKTLGVEPLMGRVISTEDRQGGEPVLVLSYELWQSQFNGDPQIINKEIPLAGKVYTIIGVMPKNFVSPRERVEAFAPVNVANPLAAAYRGVHFLRTYAKLAKGVSIEQAQAEMQIIDQQFAAEYPEENKTRQTVLFPLQERIVGNSRTPLLIIFGAVALVLLIACANFANLLLTRSAEREREMVIRSALGANRLRIIRQLLTESVLIALGGGALGIILAIWGIDLLVSLKPDDLPRLNEIRVDRVALLFTLGLSVITGLVFGLIPAWNASGNNLNDSLKEGGRTATGGFGKQRLRSTLVIAEIAIAMVLLIGAGLLIKSFSQLRAVRPGFNPENVTTMRIDLPETRYKEIARQNQFRSRMLEEVNAIPGVQAALVSELPLGTDLLTHNFIIEGRPPVAVGEEPELLTRSIEGEYFRAMQIALLSGRDFTAQDTDKAPLVGVVNESFVNEFFDGESPLGARVRWARDREVNWITIVGVVSDVKYFGLNQPEQSALYTPYAQSGREWKRWMNLVVRSQSASANLIQDVKTKVWKVDPLIPLNRVRPMTEIVSTSLAGERFNTLMLTIFAVVALLLAVSGIYGVIAYLVTQRTHEIGIRLALGAQLRDVFKLVIGQGLLLTIIGVGIGLLAAFALTRLLQTLLFGVSASDPLTFTMIAGLLFLVAILACYLPARRASKVDPMIALRYE, encoded by the coding sequence ATGGAAACACTTTGGCAAGATGTGAAATATGGTTTGCGGTCGCTGAAAAATAAACCGGCTTTTACCCTGCTTGCCGTTTTTACGCTGGCGCTCGGCATCGGCGCGAATACGGCGATTTTCAGCGTCGTCAATTCGGTGTTGCTCAGTCCCTTGCTCTATAAAGATTCAAACCGCCTCATCACGTTCCGTTCAAATCAATCACCCCTTGATGTCGCCGACCTTAAATCGCGCAATCAATCGTTTGAAGAGATAGGCGGCATCACCTATCAACCGCTGGATTACACCGGCGGGGCTGAACCCCAACAAATTATGACCGGACAGGTTACTGCCGGGTATTTCAAAACGCTTGGCGTCGAACCCTTGATGGGTCGCGTCATTTCAACCGAAGACCGGCAGGGCGGGGAACCGGTTCTGGTTTTAAGTTATGAACTGTGGCAAAGCCAGTTTAATGGTGACCCGCAAATCATCAACAAAGAGATTCCGCTTGCCGGTAAGGTTTATACCATCATCGGCGTGATGCCCAAAAATTTTGTTTCGCCTCGCGAACGTGTCGAAGCCTTTGCGCCGGTCAATGTCGCAAACCCGCTTGCGGCGGCTTATCGTGGCGTACATTTTTTAAGAACCTATGCGAAACTGGCGAAAGGTGTCTCTATCGAACAGGCGCAAGCCGAGATGCAAATCATCGATCAGCAATTTGCCGCCGAATATCCCGAAGAAAACAAAACCCGGCAAACCGTTTTGTTTCCTTTGCAGGAACGCATCGTCGGAAATTCCCGCACCCCACTGCTGATTATTTTCGGCGCAGTCGCTTTGGTGTTGCTGATTGCCTGCGCCAATTTCGCCAACCTGTTACTCACACGCTCTGCGGAACGCGAACGCGAAATGGTTATCCGCTCGGCGCTTGGCGCAAATCGTTTGCGCATCATTCGGCAACTACTGACCGAAAGCGTACTGATTGCGCTTGGCGGCGGGGCGCTCGGCATCATTCTGGCAATCTGGGGAATTGATTTGCTGGTGTCACTGAAACCCGATGATTTGCCGAGGCTCAATGAAATTCGCGTTGACCGTGTGGCACTGCTTTTTACCTTGGGGCTTTCGGTGATTACCGGGTTGGTCTTTGGTTTGATACCGGCGTGGAATGCTTCAGGCAATAACCTGAACGATTCGCTGAAAGAAGGCGGACGAACCGCCACCGGCGGGTTTGGAAAACAGCGTTTGCGCAGCACACTGGTCATTGCAGAGATTGCCATTGCAATGGTATTGCTCATCGGCGCAGGACTGCTCATCAAAAGTTTTTCGCAATTGCGCGCCGTTCGTCCCGGCTTCAATCCTGAAAATGTGACGACCATGCGGATTGATTTACCGGAAACGCGCTACAAAGAAATTGCCAGACAAAATCAGTTTCGCTCGCGCATGCTCGAAGAGGTCAATGCGATTCCCGGCGTTCAGGCAGCTTTAGTTAGTGAATTGCCGCTCGGCACCGATTTGCTAACTCACAATTTCATTATCGAAGGTCGTCCGCCGGTCGCCGTTGGTGAAGAACCGGAACTTTTAACCCGCAGCATTGAAGGTGAATATTTTCGCGCCATGCAGATTGCGCTACTCAGCGGGCGCGATTTTACCGCGCAGGATACCGACAAAGCGCCGCTCGTTGGCGTCGTCAATGAAAGTTTCGTCAATGAATTTTTCGATGGCGAGTCGCCGCTTGGCGCGCGCGTTCGCTGGGCGCGCGACCGTGAAGTGAACTGGATTACCATCGTCGGTGTGGTAAGCGATGTGAAATATTTTGGACTCAATCAGCCTGAGCAATCGGCACTTTATACGCCTTATGCACAATCAGGTCGCGAATGGAAACGCTGGATGAATCTGGTGGTGCGCAGCCAGTCCGCGTCTGCAAATTTAATTCAGGATGTGAAAACCAAAGTATGGAAAGTTGACCCGTTGATTCCCTTAAACAGAGTGCGACCGATGACGGAAATCGTTTCGACATCGCTTGCCGGCGAGCGTTTCAATACCTTGATGCTCACGATATTCGCGGTTGTCGCCTTGTTGTTAGCGGTGAGCGGCATCTATGGCGTGATTGCGTATCTGGTCACCCAACGCACGCACGAAATCGGCATACGCCTTGCACTTGGCGCACAGTTGCGCGATGTGTTCAAACTGGTTATCGGTCAAGGACTCCTTTTAACCATCATCGGTGTCGGCATCGGATTGCTTGCGGCATTTGCTTTAACGCGATTATTGCAAACCCTGTTGTTTGGTGTGAGCGCCAGCGACCCGCTGACCTTTACAATGATTGCCGGGCTGCTTTTTCTGGTTGCCATCCTTGCCTGTTATCTTCCGGCAAGACGCGCCAGCAAGGTCGATCCGATGATTGCTCTGCGATACGAATAA
- a CDS encoding M28 family peptidase: MKKPLSLIYFLVIALVMPGVQTFAQRKAEKLAATTAASVHGNADFINATQLKDYLTFVASDEMEGRDTPSRGLDTTAKYIASQLSRWGVKPAGDDGSYFQRIAMKRNKIDPQQTRVEINGQAFNYGEDFLTSLSPGSASGQVVYASHGWVFKAKNIDAYQGIDVKGKIVVVTGAPPKDISNKDFSGKQGEDWDFPTSAAQKRGAIAVMQVAGFQTLANWNQSRQNALERGFATVDKFQSATNSQIPSLIIAPRLVNVLFQGEKQNATMIFNRAAASDSIEAFEFKAEKKVSMQIATRSEPTGTQNVIGVLEGSDPVLKNEYVAIGAHYDHVGIGLPVNGDAIYNGADDDGSGTVAVLAMAEAFARGTRPKRSILFIWHAGEEKGLWGSRYFTDYPTIPLNQIVACLNIDMIGRTKKENDVPANQPLPKPGEVFLIGPNMMSTELKGISEAINQSYLKLNFDYRYDDIKHPDNFFFRSDHYNYARKGIPIIFYMDGEHADYHRPSDHVDKIDFQNMEKIARTIFATAWELANRANRPKVDKIPSLEAGN; encoded by the coding sequence ATGAAAAAACCACTCTCTCTCATTTATTTTTTGGTCATCGCTTTGGTGATGCCTGGCGTTCAAACGTTCGCGCAACGCAAGGCTGAAAAACTTGCGGCAACTACTGCGGCGTCAGTTCACGGCAATGCCGATTTTATCAACGCCACACAGTTGAAAGACTACCTGACCTTTGTGGCATCGGATGAAATGGAAGGGCGCGACACGCCTTCACGCGGACTCGACACCACAGCGAAATATATCGCTTCACAACTCTCGCGCTGGGGCGTTAAACCGGCGGGCGATGATGGCAGTTACTTTCAACGCATCGCCATGAAGCGCAATAAAATTGACCCGCAACAGACTCGCGTCGAAATCAATGGTCAGGCATTTAATTATGGTGAGGATTTTCTGACCTCGCTCTCTCCGGGTTCAGCAAGCGGACAGGTGGTTTATGCCAGTCACGGCTGGGTGTTCAAAGCGAAAAACATTGATGCCTATCAGGGCATTGATGTGAAAGGCAAAATTGTCGTGGTAACGGGCGCACCGCCGAAAGACATCTCCAACAAAGATTTTTCAGGCAAACAGGGCGAAGACTGGGATTTTCCAACCAGTGCGGCGCAAAAACGCGGGGCGATTGCCGTCATGCAAGTCGCCGGGTTTCAAACCCTGGCAAACTGGAATCAGTCCCGTCAAAACGCCTTGGAACGAGGATTTGCAACGGTCGATAAATTCCAGAGCGCGACCAATTCTCAAATCCCTTCGCTTATCATTGCGCCGAGATTGGTCAATGTGCTCTTTCAAGGTGAAAAACAGAATGCGACGATGATTTTCAATCGCGCTGCCGCGAGCGATTCGATTGAAGCTTTTGAATTCAAGGCAGAGAAAAAAGTCAGCATGCAAATCGCAACCAGATCGGAACCCACGGGAACCCAAAATGTCATCGGCGTTTTAGAAGGCAGCGACCCGGTATTGAAAAATGAATATGTCGCCATCGGCGCGCATTATGACCACGTTGGCATCGGGCTTCCCGTCAACGGTGATGCGATTTATAACGGCGCGGATGATGATGGTTCGGGAACCGTAGCGGTGCTGGCGATGGCAGAAGCCTTTGCCAGAGGCACCCGCCCGAAACGTTCGATACTGTTTATCTGGCACGCGGGCGAAGAGAAGGGTTTGTGGGGGTCGCGCTATTTCACGGACTATCCGACGATTCCGCTCAATCAAATCGTTGCCTGTCTCAACATTGATATGATTGGGCGAACCAAAAAAGAGAATGATGTACCGGCAAATCAACCCTTGCCAAAACCCGGTGAAGTTTTTCTCATCGGTCCCAACATGATGAGCACAGAGTTGAAGGGCATCAGCGAAGCCATCAACCAATCCTATCTCAAATTGAATTTCGATTATCGCTATGATGACATCAAACATCCCGACAATTTCTTTTTCCGCAGCGACCATTACAACTATGCAAGAAAAGGAATACCCATCATCTTTTACATGGATGGCGAGCACGCAGATTATCACCGACCATCTGACCATGTAGACAAAATCGATTTTCAAAATATGGAAAAAATTGCGCGAACCATTTTCGCAACCGCGTGGGAGTTGGCAAATCGCGCCAATCGTCCCAAGGTCGATAAAATTCCTTCGCTTGAAGCCGGGAATTAG
- the speB gene encoding agmatinase: protein MTLSSRIALIGIPLDDHSSFLKGAAQAPPLIRKAFHSDSSNDWTELGFNLGTEDVIYDAGDLKFTPTANVFAEIEQTIESLLESSLPVVSLGGDHSITYPIIKAFRKKYSRLSILHFDAHPDLYDELGGNRFSHASPFARICEAGLADRLVQIGIRALTCHQREQADRFGVEIHEMKDWRGAMDLQFATPVYLSIDMDCLDPAFAPGVSHHEPGGLSTREVIQQIHAIQAPIVGADIVEFNPVRDVMDMTAMTAAKLLKEVAGQILRNANTTSPPHFTDELAET from the coding sequence ATGACACTATCCAGCCGAATCGCCTTGATTGGCATTCCACTTGATGACCATTCCTCGTTTTTAAAAGGCGCGGCTCAAGCGCCACCGTTGATTAGAAAAGCCTTTCATTCGGATTCCAGCAACGACTGGACAGAGCTTGGTTTTAATCTCGGAACCGAGGATGTAATTTACGATGCGGGCGATTTAAAATTCACGCCAACTGCAAACGTCTTCGCTGAAATCGAACAGACTATCGAATCCTTGCTCGAATCGAGCCTGCCGGTTGTTTCGCTAGGCGGAGACCATTCCATCACCTATCCGATTATTAAAGCTTTCCGAAAAAAATATTCACGGCTGAGCATCCTGCATTTCGACGCCCACCCTGACCTTTACGATGAACTCGGCGGTAATCGTTTTTCACACGCTTCACCGTTTGCGCGAATTTGTGAAGCGGGACTTGCTGACCGTCTGGTGCAAATCGGCATTCGCGCATTGACCTGTCATCAACGTGAACAGGCTGACCGATTCGGCGTCGAAATCCACGAGATGAAAGATTGGCGCGGCGCGATGGATTTGCAATTTGCGACGCCGGTTTATCTCTCGATTGATATGGACTGCCTCGACCCGGCATTTGCGCCGGGCGTTTCGCATCACGAACCCGGCGGACTTTCGACGCGGGAAGTGATTCAACAAATTCACGCAATTCAAGCGCCGATTGTCGGCGCGGATATTGTCGAATTCAACCCGGTAAGAGATGTGATGGACATGACGGCGATGACCGCAGCCAAGTTATTAAAAGAAGTAGCCGGGCAAATTTTGCGGAATGCCAATACCACATCACCGCCGCATTTCACCGATGAATTGGCGGAAACGTGA
- a CDS encoding serine hydrolase, with protein sequence MLYSKRLAIGLPVMFLMSAGFSFTQTHSPLVQPKSSKSKSNIATVIATLKNRIPQLMNEGRVPGLSIAVVENNLIAWHQGFGVKNSATNEPVTDTTTFEAASLSKPVFAYAVLKLVDAGKIELDKPLNHYLPGNYDVGDDARISQITARHVLSHTPGFPNWRRPGSPLSIHFTPGERFSYSGEGFVYLAKVIEKITGEKFNDFMTRTVFVPLEMKSSSYVWRNDYDTQAIFRHNAIGEPAGQNKTQQPNAAASLQTTATDYGRFIVAILKGEGLKKTTAKLMLTPQIKVSESGANNTLRAPEKLSPSLAWGLGWGLQTTANGTAFWHWGDNGNSKAYIVANPQKKSGVVVFANSTNGLSIVPEIIGEVLGNNQPALAWLKYETYNSPGKKLFNDILARGAESALRDYRERRKNPQAALDEAQVNRLGYNLITARKLKDAIEVFKMNVEDYPQSANVYDSLAEAYAADGGKALAIKNYERAIELDPTNENAKQTLKKLKEKPE encoded by the coding sequence ATGTTGTACTCCAAACGATTGGCGATTGGTTTACCGGTGATGTTTTTAATGAGTGCAGGTTTTTCTTTTACTCAAACCCATTCACCACTGGTGCAGCCAAAAAGTTCTAAATCGAAATCAAACATTGCGACAGTTATCGCTACCCTCAAAAATCGGATTCCCCAATTAATGAATGAAGGACGAGTGCCGGGGCTTTCGATTGCGGTGGTTGAAAATAACCTGATAGCCTGGCATCAAGGGTTCGGCGTTAAAAATTCTGCGACTAATGAACCGGTCACCGACACCACAACCTTTGAAGCCGCCTCGCTCAGTAAGCCGGTGTTCGCTTATGCAGTTTTGAAATTAGTTGATGCGGGGAAAATCGAACTCGACAAGCCGCTCAATCATTATTTGCCGGGCAATTATGATGTCGGTGATGATGCGCGCATTAGTCAAATCACCGCGCGCCATGTGCTTTCACACACGCCGGGATTTCCCAACTGGCGAAGGCCGGGCAGCCCTTTATCGATTCATTTTACGCCAGGTGAGCGATTCAGTTATTCAGGCGAAGGCTTTGTCTATCTCGCCAAAGTGATTGAAAAAATCACCGGTGAAAAATTCAACGATTTCATGACACGAACGGTTTTTGTTCCGCTTGAAATGAAAAGCAGCAGCTACGTCTGGCGAAATGATTACGACACGCAGGCGATTTTTCGCCATAACGCCATTGGTGAACCCGCAGGGCAGAATAAAACTCAGCAACCCAATGCTGCCGCGAGTTTGCAAACCACGGCAACCGATTATGGGCGATTCATCGTCGCCATTCTGAAAGGCGAAGGGTTGAAAAAAACGACAGCCAAACTGATGTTGACGCCGCAAATCAAAGTGAGTGAAAGCGGCGCCAACAACACGCTGCGCGCGCCTGAAAAATTGTCGCCGAGTTTGGCATGGGGTCTGGGTTGGGGATTGCAGACCACAGCGAATGGAACAGCCTTCTGGCATTGGGGTGACAACGGCAACTCCAAAGCCTACATCGTTGCCAATCCGCAAAAAAAATCCGGGGTCGTGGTATTTGCCAACAGCACCAACGGGCTTTCCATCGTGCCTGAAATCATTGGCGAAGTTCTCGGCAATAATCAACCGGCGCTCGCCTGGCTCAAATACGAAACCTATAACTCGCCCGGAAAAAAACTGTTCAATGACATCCTGGCGCGAGGCGCGGAAAGCGCGCTGCGTGACTATCGCGAGCGTCGCAAGAATCCGCAAGCGGCGCTTGATGAAGCGCAGGTCAATCGCCTCGGTTACAACCTCATCACTGCACGTAAGCTGAAAGACGCCATCGAAGTTTTTAAAATGAATGTTGAGGATTATCCGCAATCGGCGAATGTTTACGACAGTCTCGCAGAAGCTTATGCGGCAGATGGCGGGAAAGCATTAGCGATTAAAAATTACGAACGGGCAATCGAGCTTGACCCAACGAATGAAAACGCCAAACAGACTTTGAAGAAGTTGAAAGAAAAACCTGAATAA
- a CDS encoding ABC transporter permease — protein MLWNDIKYAIRTLLKKPGFCLVAIFTFALGIGANTAIFSVVNGVVLKPLPYVEPERIIQLWEYDKRQKPTQSSISPLNFNDWRNQSQQFEHLSAYRFLSFTLTGGSQPESLRGAGVSASFLSVLGVKPALGRDFLAEEDAPGKNRVVMISNGFWRTRFEGRADVLSQTLQLNGETHNIIGVLPAGFEFPNNVELWTPLGIDVSRIERGNHFLFAIGKLNPGVQVSAAQVEMDSIAGNLEQQYPNTNTNSGINLIPLHEQIVNPTVRASLYVLLGAVGLVLLIACANVTNLLLVRATSRRKEIAVRLSIGASRWQLFRQFLTEGLLLSALGGGVGLFLAWWGVDLILSLIPNDVPRFKDINLDSRVLLFTLIASFIAGTISSVIPALYGTRLDLNHTLKESGQSVAGNSLKNGVLGVLVSAEIAIALVVLVGAGLLLTTFLRLQNVNPGFNPTNLLSAQISLPQTRYKEAEKPGAFFQKALERINNISGLESAGAVSNLPFSGSRSVSSFEVEGRPSQNSDDGFAADRRVVTPNYFKTMNIPLVEGRDVTDRDTPQTNGVIVVNQCWARTFFPNENAIGKRIQIGDEDEVELYGKPIWREVVGIVGDIKHQDLAVAEKPEMYIPYLQQSSSRMMLVARGKGDSGNLTAAIRNEVQSLDGDLPLYNIRMMDERLALSLTPQKFIAILISIFAIIALLLAIMGIYGVMAYTVEQNTREIGIRIALGAQSRNVLNMVIQQGLKLAVMGIVLGLGAAYFLAKTLSGLLYSVSATDFTTFGSIAFLLALVTVVACLVPARRATKVDPMIALRYE, from the coding sequence ATGCTTTGGAACGATATTAAATATGCGATTCGCACATTACTGAAAAAGCCCGGATTTTGTCTGGTGGCGATTTTTACTTTTGCACTGGGAATCGGCGCCAACACGGCGATTTTCAGCGTCGTCAATGGTGTCGTGTTAAAACCCCTGCCGTATGTCGAACCCGAACGAATCATTCAACTCTGGGAATATGACAAGCGACAAAAACCCACCCAGAGTTCGATCTCGCCGCTCAATTTCAATGACTGGCGAAATCAGAGCCAGCAGTTTGAACATCTCTCGGCTTATCGTTTTTTGAGTTTCACCTTGACCGGTGGCTCTCAGCCCGAAAGTTTGCGCGGCGCGGGCGTGTCTGCAAGTTTTCTTTCCGTACTTGGCGTCAAACCCGCGCTCGGTCGGGATTTTCTCGCCGAAGAAGATGCGCCGGGAAAAAACCGCGTGGTGATGATTAGCAATGGATTCTGGCGCACGCGATTTGAAGGTCGCGCCGATGTGCTGAGTCAAACCCTGCAACTCAATGGCGAAACTCATAACATCATCGGCGTCCTGCCCGCAGGTTTTGAATTTCCCAATAACGTTGAACTGTGGACGCCGCTTGGCATTGATGTCTCGCGCATCGAACGCGGCAACCATTTTTTATTCGCCATCGGCAAATTAAACCCCGGCGTTCAGGTGAGCGCCGCGCAAGTTGAAATGGACAGCATCGCAGGCAATCTCGAACAACAATATCCCAACACCAATACCAATTCGGGAATCAACCTGATTCCGCTGCACGAACAGATTGTGAATCCCACGGTTCGCGCTTCGCTTTATGTATTGCTCGGCGCAGTCGGATTGGTGTTGTTGATTGCCTGCGCCAATGTGACGAATTTATTACTGGTGCGCGCCACGTCAAGACGCAAAGAGATTGCCGTGCGCCTGAGCATCGGCGCGAGTCGCTGGCAATTGTTCAGACAATTTTTAACCGAAGGTTTACTGCTTTCGGCGCTTGGCGGCGGCGTTGGACTTTTCCTGGCGTGGTGGGGCGTGGATTTGATTTTGTCGTTGATTCCCAATGACGTTCCGCGTTTCAAAGACATCAATCTCGATAGCCGGGTTTTACTCTTCACTTTAATCGCTTCGTTCATCGCCGGAACGATTTCATCGGTCATCCCTGCGCTTTATGGAACCCGGTTGGATTTAAACCACACCTTGAAAGAATCCGGTCAATCGGTTGCCGGGAATTCGCTGAAAAATGGCGTGCTTGGTGTGCTTGTAAGCGCGGAAATCGCCATTGCCCTTGTGGTCTTAGTCGGCGCTGGTTTATTACTCACGACCTTCTTGCGTCTGCAAAATGTCAATCCCGGTTTTAACCCAACCAACTTGCTGAGTGCGCAAATTTCTTTGCCACAAACCCGGTACAAAGAAGCCGAAAAACCGGGAGCCTTCTTTCAAAAGGCGCTTGAACGCATCAATAACATCAGCGGGTTGGAATCCGCAGGCGCAGTGAGCAACTTGCCATTTTCCGGCTCTCGTTCGGTCAGTTCTTTTGAAGTCGAAGGTCGCCCTTCGCAAAATTCCGATGATGGATTTGCTGCCGACCGCCGTGTTGTAACCCCGAATTATTTCAAAACCATGAATATCCCGTTGGTTGAAGGGCGCGACGTCACTGACCGCGACACCCCGCAAACCAATGGTGTGATTGTCGTCAATCAATGTTGGGCGCGAACTTTCTTCCCCAACGAAAATGCGATTGGTAAACGCATCCAAATCGGTGACGAGGACGAGGTCGAACTTTACGGCAAACCGATTTGGCGCGAAGTGGTCGGCATCGTTGGCGATATAAAACATCAGGATTTGGCGGTGGCGGAAAAACCGGAGATGTACATTCCCTACCTTCAACAAAGTTCATCGAGAATGATGCTGGTGGCGCGTGGCAAAGGCGATTCGGGCAATTTAACTGCGGCGATTCGCAATGAAGTGCAATCGCTGGATGGCGATTTACCGCTCTATAACATTCGCATGATGGATGAACGATTGGCGCTCTCTTTAACGCCGCAAAAATTCATCGCCATATTGATTTCGATTTTTGCCATCATCGCTCTGTTGCTGGCAATCATGGGGATTTACGGCGTAATGGCTTACACGGTTGAACAGAACACCCGCGAAATCGGTATACGCATTGCGCTTGGCGCGCAAAGCCGCAATGTGCTCAACATGGTTATTCAACAAGGGCTGAAACTCGCGGTGATGGGCATTGTGCTCGGACTTGGCGCGGCTTATTTTCTCGCGAAAACCCTATCCGGGTTGCTTTACAGTGTGAGCGCCACGGACTTCACGACCTTCGGTTCAATCGCCTTTCTGCTTGCCTTGGTTACTGTGGTTGCCTGCCTGGTTCCGGCGCGGCGTGCGACCAAAGTCGACCCGATGATTGCGCTGAGGTATGAATAA